A stretch of DNA from Pseudomonadales bacterium:
AATCGACATTGCCCATCAGCATCCCGATCGGCGGCATGATCACATCGTTGACCAGCGAGGTGATGATTTTGCCGAACGCGGCACCGATGATGATACCGACCGCCATGTCGACGACGTTGCCACGCATGGCAAATTTCTTGAACTCTTCAAGCATGAGACCCCCTCCCTGCGGATGTCTGAACGATTTTTTTTGATTGGTTGATCGCCGGTTTTCTACAACCGCCGCCAGTCAACGGCGGACAACCGCCGGACAACTGCCGGGCAACGGCGTGCGATTACCGGTCAACGGCGCCTCCCGTCTGAGTGCGCCGCGGCAACTTTAGCAGATGAACACGGATCCTGGCGATTTCACTGCAGCGCCACCGGCAGGTATGATTTTCCTTCCTCGCAACCAGGCTGCTCCAGTGACCGCACAACGACAGACGTCGATTCTCATCGGGGCCGATGCGGACCGGCACAGGGTTTCCCATCTGCTCGGAATGAGCAATCGTCATGGCCTGGTCGCCGGAGCAACGGGGACTGGCAAGACGGTGACGCTGCAGGTGCTCGCGGAAGGGTTCTCGCGTGCCGGTGTGCCGGTTTTCGCCGTCGATGTGAAAGGCGACCTGTCCGGCATCGCAGCCGCTGGAAATCCCCACCCTGAAATCGACAGACGCCTGGGCCTCATCGACATCCCCGGCTATCAGCAGCGCGGCTGCCCCACCGTTATGTGGGACATCTACGGCGAACAGGGGCACCCGGTGCGAACCACCATTTCAGAAATGGGCCCGCTCATCCTCGGCAATCTGCTGACCCTGAACGACACCCAGTCCGGGATCCTGCATGCCGCATTCAGCATCGCAGACGACGAAGGCCTGCTGCTGCTGGACATCAAGGATCTCAGATCACTGCTGAACTGGATGAGCGAAAACTCGAAAGACCTCAGAGCCCGCTATGGGAACATCTCGAGCGCATCCGTGGGCGCTATCGCGCGCAGCCTGCTGGTCCTTGAAGAACAGGGGGCAGATCGCTTCTTCGGTGAGCCCGCCCTGGATCTTCGCGATCTCATGCGCGTGGATTTCTCCGGGCAGGGGGTGGTCAATCTGTTGCGGGGTGACCGGCTGCTCAGAGAATCCCCCAAGGTGTACGCCGCCTTCCTGCTGTGGCTGCTCTCTGAGCTTTTCGAAGACCTCCCCGAACTCGGGGATCCTGAGAAACCCGGCCTTGTTCTGTTCTTCGATGAAGCGCATCTGCTGTTCGATGACGCTCCAAAGGCGCTGCTCGACAAGATCGAACAGGTGGTTCGCCTGATCCGCTCCAAAGGTGTGGGTGTGTATTTCGTGACCCAGAGTCCCCTCGATCTGCCCCAGGACGTACTCGGCCAGCTGGGGCTCAAGGTGGAGCACGCCTTGCGGGCATTCACCCCGAAAGATCGCAGGACCATCAGGGCGGTGGCGGAGAGTTTCCGCTCCGACGGGGACATGGATGTGGCAGCGGTACTGAGCGAGCTCGAGCGCGGTGAAGCACTGGTCTCCTCCCTCGACAGCAGGGGTGCACCCGTACCGGTCTCCCGGACGCTGATCCGACCACCGGAATCCCGGATTGGACCCCTGTCCGAGGAGGAACGCAGCCAGCTGGTGCTTCGGTCACCTGTGGGCGGCCGTTACGACGAAGCAGTCGATCGTGAGTCCGCCCACGAAAAGCTGCTCGAGCGGGCCCGACAGCGCGCTATGGATACGGAACAGGAGCTTGCAGAGGCACGCCGGCAGAAAGATGCGGCGCCACGCTCAGCCGCGAAAACCAGCAACCGCCAGAGCGTCGGGGAAGCGCTGATGAAGAGTGTCGCACGATCGGTCGGCAGTTCTCTGGGCCGGCGCCTGGTGCGCGGGCTGCTGGGATCACTGCTCAAATGAAGATGAGGGAGCCAGGAAAGGTGGTGGAGCCAGGCGGGATCGAACCGCCGACCTCCTGCATGCCATGCAGGCGCTCTCCCAGCTGAGCTATGGCCCCCCATGTGGACGTCCGGACCGGTCCGGATTGAGGCGCGAGATACTAGGGGTCGCCTCCTGAGCTGTCAACTTGGGGGCCGGAAACCCGGTCGGCGCAGCCCCGAAAGGACCGCGCGGAGGCTGCGGTAGACCTCGACACGCCCCCGGACTAAGCTGCCCCGGAATAACGCAAGAGAACCCCGTCATGAAGCTGCTTTTCGCGACCCTGCTGATGGTCTTCGGGCCCGCCGCATTCGGCGCCTGGAATCTTGACCCGACGCGCTCACAGATCAGCTTCGTGTCGATCAAGGCTCAAAGTGTCGCGGAAGTGCACCGGTTCACCGAGGTGTCGGGGAGGATTTCCGCAGACGGCATAGCCACGCTCACCATTCAGCTGGCCAGCGTGGACACCCTGATACCCATTCGCGACCAGCGCATGCGCGAGACGCTCTTCAGAACCGACCTGTTCCCGACGGCTACCGTACTGACCAGCCTCGATCTCAAAGCCCTGGATTCGCTGGCACCCGGCAGCACACTGGAGATCGCGACAGAAGTGGTCCTGAACTTTCAGGATAGAGAACTGCCATTTACCGCGGAGTTGCTCGTCTCCCGGCTCTCCGCCAGGCGGGTAGTCGCCGCGACCCTCAAGCCGATCATTGTCAATGCAGCAAATCTGGGGCTGACCGATGGGATTGAAGCGCTGCGGGAAGTCGCCGGTCTGCCGAGCATCAGCAGCGCGGTTCCGGTCAGCGTGGTCCTCACATTCAACCGGGCGCCTTAGCAGACGCACCGAGATCCACCGTCATCCCGGGTGCGGCTGCCCGGGCATCCGCACCCAGCGCTTCGAGTTTGCTCTGCAGTACGCGGGCCGCATCCGGGTCCCCGTGAACCAGGAACACCTGTGGACGACCCGGAATACCCTCGTACCAGCGCAACAGATGGCCCTGGTCGCCGTGCGCGGACATGCCGCCGATCGTGTGGACCTGGGCCCGGATCGGGTAGGTCTCGCCGTGAATGCGGGCGGATTCCGCGCCATCGATGATTCTTCGGCCGAGCGTCCCGGGCGGCTGATAGCCGGTAAACACCAGGTGGGCTTCCCGCCTGCCCAGATTCTGTTTCATGTGGTGGAGAATTCGTCCTCCATTGCACATGCCACTCCCGGCAATGATGATCGCCCCTCCGGACAGCCGGTTGATGACTCTGGACTCAGCAGCGGTCCGGGTGAGGTGGAGATTGGGTAACGCCGGCATGCCGCTGTCGATGCGCAGAACGTCCCCGGCTTCCTCGTCGAATAGGTGTTCGTACTCCCAGTAAACCTGACTGGCTTCGATGGCCAGCGGACTGTCCAGGAAGATCTGCCAGCGATCAATCTGCCAGCTGTCGTAGTGCTTGCCGAGCTGGTAGAGCATTTCCTGACTGCGCCCGACCGCGAAGGCTGGAATGAGCACATTGCCACCCTGCGCCCAGGCCGTCTCCAGCACCTCGCCGAGTTCCACCAGTGATGCAGCGCGATCGCGGTGCAAGCGGTCTCCGTAAGTGGACTCCATCAGCACAAGATCGGCAGCAGGCGGCGACTGCGGATCTCTGAGTATCGGAGAGTCGAACTGACCGAGATCCCCGCTGAAGACCAGCGTGCACTTGCGGGAGCCTTCGGTAATCTCCACCGACACCACTGTCGATCCCATGATGTGGCCCGCATCCCGATAGCAGACCCGCACACCGGGTACTACGTCAAAGACACGATCATAGGGATGGCCTACGGATTGGCCGATCACCTGGTCCACGTGCGACTGCTCGTAGAGTGGTTCCAGAAGCCGCTTGCCTTTTTCCTCCAGCTGTCGATTCTCCCGACGCACTCTGCCGGCTTCGAGCCCGGCCGCATCGGTGAGGAGAATTGAGCAGAGCGCCCGGGTCGCGTTCTGCATGTGGATATGGCCGCCGAAGCCACGCTTTACCAGCAGCGGGAGACGCCCCGAGTGATCGATGTGCGCGTGGCTGAGGACAACGGCTGACACCGCTCCGGCGTCAAATGGAAATGGATCGGAATTGCCGGCCTCGTCTTTCCTGCTGCCCTGAATCAGTCCGCAGTCGAGAAGAACTTTGCGTCCATTGACTTCGAGAACATGGCAGGAGCCGGTGACGCAGCCGGCCGCGCCATAAAATTCAAGTTTCATGAAGTATCCCGGTGAGATTCTGTTCAACCACAACTGTACTCGATCTCACCCTGAACTATAATTCCGTGGAGTCGCACAATGATCCCTCAACGAGGGTTGCCTGAACTCTCAGTCACAACAAGAAAAATTCACAGCAATCATGGATCTCAATCAGCTCGTCTCGCGGGTGCCCGTCGTGCCCTGGAGTGGTACATCGAAAATTCCCTGGAATGATCCATCGTTCAGTGAGCGAATGCTGCAGGAGCATCTGGACCAGAGTCACGGCGCCGCCAGCCGACCACTGGCACTGATCGATCGACAGGTTCGCTGGATCCACCAGGAGCTTCTCCAGAGCAGACCGCAACGGATTCTCGATCTCGGCTGCGGACCCGGATTCTACTGCGCCGGGCTGGGCGCGCTCGGCCATCGGTGCGTTGGTATCGACTATGGCCCGGCTGCCATCGCTCATGCCCAATCTCAGGCGGACGCACTACCGATAGACTATTGCCTCGCGGACATACGCTGTGGCGGATACGGACAGAACTATGATGCCGCACTGCTCATCTTCGGCGAGTTCAATGCATTCGCACCGGAAGATGCCATTGCCATACTCCGGCATGCCCGTGAGGCCCTTGCTCCGGGTGGCCTCCTCATCCTCGAACCACACACCGAAGACTACATCCGTCGCAGCGGGCAGCGCCCGCCTAACTGGTTCAGTGCGCCGCGAAGCGTGTTCAGCAGCAACCCCCACGTCTGTCTCCACGAAAGCCAGTGGCATCCCCAGGAACGTGCCAGCACGGACCGCTATTTCGTGCTGGAGGATGGCGCTGCTCGACCCTGTGAATACATCAGCACACACCAGGCTTACTCGGATGCCGAGTACGAAGCGCTGCTCCGCGAAGCTGGTTTTTCAACGACCCGCCGACACGAATCACTCAGTGGCGGCTGGGATCCGGATCAGACCGGTCTGTTCGTGATCGTCGCCATCGCCTGACACGCCCTCAGGAGACGGTGGCTGCGGTACTCCGGGCAATCATGATCCGGTCAGTCACCAGCAGGATGGCGGCGATGACGATTTCGGCGACGAAGGCCTGAATATTTGCCGGCACCGGTGCGCCGTCCACCACGAACCCGAGCAGACGTCCTGCTGCGATCAGCAGCATGAGAATGGCCACGACCTGCAACCATACCCCCCTTCCCTGCACCAGGCCCAGAATCAGAAACAGGCAGGACGCGAGAAACAGGCCGGCGAAATCACTGCGCAGCGTGTTGAGACCCGCTTCACCGACCGGGGTAAGCGCGAAGCTGGCAGCCGCTTCCCCCGGATTGAGCAGAAGGTTCCCACCCATGGACAGGAACAGCAGAGCGATCAGCCCTACCAGGATTTTCATAGTCAGCAGCATCATTTCTCCCCTCGTTCTTGATGAAATATCTCCCCGTTTACTGTCGGCAGCAGAGACTGGCTTCCTAGGCGCGAGGCTCTGCCAGTGAATGCCGATAGCCCTGGTAGAGTTTTTCCAGTCGCTTCGCCTGCTTCTTGGATACACCGAGAACGGCAAGTGCCTCTCGAATCCGCACCCGGGTGAGATCGGAACCCAGAAACACCATCGAATCGAACAGAGGCAGAGACACGGTGCGCCCGGATACCGCTATAAATACCGGATGCAGGAAGTCGCGGATCTTCAGCTCCATCCAGTCGGCCAGACTCTGGCAGATCTGCAACAGCCGGTCCCGCTCCCAGTGTCGCAACGCATCCAGTTCCCGACTCAGGTGGTCGAGGACCTGGACCAGCACTTCGCCATCCAGATTCCCGCCGGTGAAATCCTCCGCAGCAAGGGGACGCCGGTCTCCAAGCAGATAGTCGACCTGACCGGGCAGATCTGCGAGCCGCACCGTGCGCGCCTGCAGCAGCGGTACCAGGGCAGAGAGATTCTCCCTGTTGAGTGCCCATTGCGCGACCCGATCCATGAACTGATCGGGTGTCAGCGCGCGCAGGTACTGTCCGTTGAGCCAGGACAGCTTGTCGAGATCGAAGACGGGGCCACCGAGATGAATACGCTGCAATTCGAAATCCGTCGCCATCTCACTCGGCGTGAAGACTTCCCGCTCATCCGGCATCGACCAGCCCATCAGCCCGAGGTAGTTGCGCAGTGCTTCCGGGAGTATGCCGATCCGCCTGTAGTAGTTGACGCTGGTCGGGTGCTTGCGCTTCGAAAGCTTGCTCCTGTCCGGATTGCGCAGCAGCGGCAGGTGACAGAGCACGGGGGCCTGCCATCCGAAGTACTGGTAGAGAAGGAGGTGCTTCGGCACGGAATTGATCCACTCTTCACCCCTTAAGATGTGAGTGATCTCCATCAGGTGATCGTCCACCACAACCGCGAGATGATAAGTCGGAAAACCGTCATCCTTGATCAGCACCTGCATGTCGACCTGAGCGTAGGGAATCTCGATGGACCCGCGCAACACGTCATCGAAGCTGCACACACCCTCCTCAGGCACCTTCATGCGGATCACATGAGGCTCTCCCGCACCCAGCCGCTGGCGGATTTCCTGCACCGACAGACCGAGGCAGAGGCCGTCATAACGGGTATTTTCACCGGCTGCCTGTTGCGCAGCGCGCATTTCATCGAGCCGCTCGGCAGAGCAGAAACAGTGAAACGCGTGGCCGCTGGCGATGAGTTTCTGCGCGTGTTCCTGATAGATGTGCGTGCGGGCGCTCTGCCGGTAGGGTCCGTGCGGGCCGCCTTTGTCCGGACCCTCATCCCAATCAATGTCGAGCCAGCGCAGTGAATCGAGGATCATCTGCTCGGATTCCGGCGTGCTGCGGGCCACATCCGTATCTTCTATGCGCAGAATAAACTGGCCACCCTGACTGCGGGCGAAGACCCAGTTGAACAGTGCCATGTAGGCGGTCCCGAGGTGTGGATCACCGGTCGGGGAAGGGGCTATTCGGGTGCGGACGCTCATAGGCGGCGCATTATACGGACAGAATGGCCTCGCGGTAATCCACTATCCCGGCAAAAGTGCCGGGAAGAAATTCTGCCCCATCAGTACCAGAACGAGATGAAGGCTCTGATGATGGTTGAATCGAGGCTGTAGAGCGGTTCCTCTCCTGGTGCAGTATCCGTGACCCGCAGGTCCGTGAAGTTGTCGTAGTCCAGGAGCAGATAGTCCATGAACAGACTCACCTCACCTCTCTTGAGGAAAGAAACCCAGGGCATCCTGAATTTGTAGCTGACCCCGAGTCCGATCGTGTGGCTGCTGTACGCGGCAAGTTCCTTGTCCCGCGCCATGAAATTCTGTGACCGGGAGTACGGGAAGAGATCCGCATAGAAATCCGCTTCGGTCTGCTGGTAGTAGCGGTACTTGCCCTCCACCGTGAAAGACTCGGTCACGGGATGCACATAGGCAACTTCCGCATTCCAGCCGGTGGTCCCCCAGGTGTCCGAGTAATAACGGAATTCGCCCTTCAGCGCGGCGCGATAAGGCAGGTAGTACATGCCTCGAATGGCGGTCGCACTGGAAGTCTTGGTCCGGGGGTAGATTTCCGCTTCGTAGCTGTAGCCCCTGGCGGAACTGGCATCCAGAAAACGGACCTGGCGATAGGGATTGTTCAGAAAGCCTTCGTCTGTCACCGCTTCATAATTGAGGTTCAGAATGAAATTTTTGGTAATCACCTGGGAAAGGTCCACCCGGTAGCCCTGCCGGTCCGTGTCTTCCCTGAAGAGATCATCGCCGTTACGACGGACTTCGTCCCAGCCTCTGGTGTAGCTGATTCCGAGCGTGGTCAGGTCACCGAAGAAATCCTGACTGATGCCGAAGCGGGCACTGTTTGCCGAGTAGTCACTTTCTTCGCTGTTGGTATAGGAGAAGCCCATGAACGTCTTGCCATGAAGATAGTCGACACCGACGCTCATTTCGTCGCGCTGTTCCTCATAGGCGCTCGCCGTGGTCACCACGTCGATCGACGCACTGGAAATCATGTCCACATAGTAGTTGCCCCAGATCGACACTTTGTCCTTGATACTCTTGCGAACCAGTACAGACGGTCCATTGACCTGCAGACCACCACCATCGTAGCCGTGATACATCACATCGCTGCGGTCTTCCGGAAGGATGGCAGCCTGGGTGCTGCCTGCGGTCAAAGTCAGCTGCATGCCGATGAAAAAACACAGAAGGCGGCCGATGAGACCGACCCGGGTGAGCCTTCTTCCTCGCTCATGGCGCACCTCGCTTTGTACCGCCCGCAGGAAATCAGTTACATCCACAGCCGCCTCCACCGCCACCTTCCGCACCTCGCGCGCCTTCCCGTGCCTGATACACATGATGCAGATAGGCCGCTGCAACGGGATCACGATTGAAGCTCATGATCGGATCAGCCAGGTTATTGCGCTCGTAAGGACTGACCCAGGGTTTGATCTCAAAGGATCCACAACCACCCGCTGAGAACACCGCAGCCGCCAGCAATACCGAAAGTACTTTTCTGTTCATCGCAGCACGTTTTCCTAGAAGAACAGCGACAGCGCGCCGGTAAACTCGATGTTGTGATAGTCCTCTTCCACACCGAGGAGGTCGGACTGAAAGAAGTGATCGCGCACGGTGACGTGGAACGCCAGCCAGTCGGTCGCTATAAGCCGGTAACCGACCCCGGCATTTATCGTGAATCTCTCGTCGCCTGCAAAGTCGGTGCTGCCTACACCGCCAATCAGATAGAGACCGCCTTTGAACGCCCATCTGCTGCCGAGAAACGATTCTCCCGGAAACAGATTGATACCCAGGGAAACGTTGTAGTACGTAAGGTCTCTCTGATCGTCGGTGAGCAGCGCAGCACCACCACTGAGTCGCTCATAGCTGGTTTCACCCAGAGTCGTGGTGCCATACTGCCCTTCGATGAAGAAGGTTTCGGTCACATGGTATGCGCCTCTGAAACCAAGCGTGGAATTGGTGCCGAAATTCTCCACGTTCAGCAACCCGCCATAGCCGCCGATCTCGAAGTTCTCAGTATCGATTCTGTCGATCTTCACTTCCCGGCGCTCGGGCTCGCGCACGACCAGAGGTTCGAGCTCCAGTTCGTCCGGATTGGTGGCTGCGCCCGCGTACACCGGCAGTAGTACCGCCGCGATACCCAGGGTCAGAAGAATATGCTGAATCCTGCTTTCCATTGGTTTAACTCTTCGTTGTCGTCTCGACTGGTGAGCACCGTGTGGCGCCTGTATTCCATCCTGAGAATGAATTTGTCGCTGATGTAGACGTTGGCCCCGACTCCTGCATGCACAATCTCATCGTCAAGATCCGCAGCCTGGACGATGGTTGTCTGGGGTTCGACGTGCAGATATCCGGTGCCGATCGTGAAAAAGGGTGAGATACGCCAGCGCGGGAACGGTTGCATGACGATGCCCACGTTACCCATATACCCGTCCGAGTAATCGCCGAGCAGCTGGGATGCTTCCATCTGCAGACCGATATAGGGATTCAGGTTGAAGGTAAGTTGAGCGCTGATCGTCGCCGCACCATCGAAGTCGCCGCCACCCA
This window harbors:
- a CDS encoding helicase HerA-like domain-containing protein, which gives rise to MTAQRQTSILIGADADRHRVSHLLGMSNRHGLVAGATGTGKTVTLQVLAEGFSRAGVPVFAVDVKGDLSGIAAAGNPHPEIDRRLGLIDIPGYQQRGCPTVMWDIYGEQGHPVRTTISEMGPLILGNLLTLNDTQSGILHAAFSIADDEGLLLLDIKDLRSLLNWMSENSKDLRARYGNISSASVGAIARSLLVLEEQGADRFFGEPALDLRDLMRVDFSGQGVVNLLRGDRLLRESPKVYAAFLLWLLSELFEDLPELGDPEKPGLVLFFDEAHLLFDDAPKALLDKIEQVVRLIRSKGVGVYFVTQSPLDLPQDVLGQLGLKVEHALRAFTPKDRRTIRAVAESFRSDGDMDVAAVLSELERGEALVSSLDSRGAPVPVSRTLIRPPESRIGPLSEEERSQLVLRSPVGGRYDEAVDRESAHEKLLERARQRAMDTEQELAEARRQKDAAPRSAAKTSNRQSVGEALMKSVARSVGSSLGRRLVRGLLGSLLK
- a CDS encoding YceI family protein, whose amino-acid sequence is MKLLFATLLMVFGPAAFGAWNLDPTRSQISFVSIKAQSVAEVHRFTEVSGRISADGIATLTIQLASVDTLIPIRDQRMRETLFRTDLFPTATVLTSLDLKALDSLAPGSTLEIATEVVLNFQDRELPFTAELLVSRLSARRVVAATLKPIIVNAANLGLTDGIEALREVAGLPSISSAVPVSVVLTFNRAP
- a CDS encoding MBL fold metallo-hydrolase codes for the protein MKLEFYGAAGCVTGSCHVLEVNGRKVLLDCGLIQGSRKDEAGNSDPFPFDAGAVSAVVLSHAHIDHSGRLPLLVKRGFGGHIHMQNATRALCSILLTDAAGLEAGRVRRENRQLEEKGKRLLEPLYEQSHVDQVIGQSVGHPYDRVFDVVPGVRVCYRDAGHIMGSTVVSVEITEGSRKCTLVFSGDLGQFDSPILRDPQSPPAADLVLMESTYGDRLHRDRAASLVELGEVLETAWAQGGNVLIPAFAVGRSQEMLYQLGKHYDSWQIDRWQIFLDSPLAIEASQVYWEYEHLFDEEAGDVLRIDSGMPALPNLHLTRTAAESRVINRLSGGAIIIAGSGMCNGGRILHHMKQNLGRREAHLVFTGYQPPGTLGRRIIDGAESARIHGETYPIRAQVHTIGGMSAHGDQGHLLRWYEGIPGRPQVFLVHGDPDAARVLQSKLEALGADARAAAPGMTVDLGASAKAPG
- a CDS encoding class I SAM-dependent methyltransferase encodes the protein MDLNQLVSRVPVVPWSGTSKIPWNDPSFSERMLQEHLDQSHGAASRPLALIDRQVRWIHQELLQSRPQRILDLGCGPGFYCAGLGALGHRCVGIDYGPAAIAHAQSQADALPIDYCLADIRCGGYGQNYDAALLIFGEFNAFAPEDAIAILRHAREALAPGGLLILEPHTEDYIRRSGQRPPNWFSAPRSVFSSNPHVCLHESQWHPQERASTDRYFVLEDGAARPCEYISTHQAYSDAEYEALLREAGFSTTRRHESLSGGWDPDQTGLFVIVAIA
- a CDS encoding DUF4345 family protein, producing MMLLTMKILVGLIALLFLSMGGNLLLNPGEAAASFALTPVGEAGLNTLRSDFAGLFLASCLFLILGLVQGRGVWLQVVAILMLLIAAGRLLGFVVDGAPVPANIQAFVAEIVIAAILLVTDRIMIARSTAATVS
- the gltX gene encoding glutamate--tRNA ligase, with translation MSVRTRIAPSPTGDPHLGTAYMALFNWVFARSQGGQFILRIEDTDVARSTPESEQMILDSLRWLDIDWDEGPDKGGPHGPYRQSARTHIYQEHAQKLIASGHAFHCFCSAERLDEMRAAQQAAGENTRYDGLCLGLSVQEIRQRLGAGEPHVIRMKVPEEGVCSFDDVLRGSIEIPYAQVDMQVLIKDDGFPTYHLAVVVDDHLMEITHILRGEEWINSVPKHLLLYQYFGWQAPVLCHLPLLRNPDRSKLSKRKHPTSVNYYRRIGILPEALRNYLGLMGWSMPDEREVFTPSEMATDFELQRIHLGGPVFDLDKLSWLNGQYLRALTPDQFMDRVAQWALNRENLSALVPLLQARTVRLADLPGQVDYLLGDRRPLAAEDFTGGNLDGEVLVQVLDHLSRELDALRHWERDRLLQICQSLADWMELKIRDFLHPVFIAVSGRTVSLPLFDSMVFLGSDLTRVRIREALAVLGVSKKQAKRLEKLYQGYRHSLAEPRA
- a CDS encoding DUF3570 domain-containing protein, with protein sequence MDVTDFLRAVQSEVRHERGRRLTRVGLIGRLLCFFIGMQLTLTAGSTQAAILPEDRSDVMYHGYDGGGLQVNGPSVLVRKSIKDKVSIWGNYYVDMISSASIDVVTTASAYEEQRDEMSVGVDYLHGKTFMGFSYTNSEESDYSANSARFGISQDFFGDLTTLGISYTRGWDEVRRNGDDLFREDTDRQGYRVDLSQVITKNFILNLNYEAVTDEGFLNNPYRQVRFLDASSARGYSYEAEIYPRTKTSSATAIRGMYYLPYRAALKGEFRYYSDTWGTTGWNAEVAYVHPVTESFTVEGKYRYYQQTEADFYADLFPYSRSQNFMARDKELAAYSSHTIGLGVSYKFRMPWVSFLKRGEVSLFMDYLLLDYDNFTDLRVTDTAPGEEPLYSLDSTIIRAFISFWY
- a CDS encoding DUF4266 domain-containing protein, whose product is MNRKVLSVLLAAAVFSAGGCGSFEIKPWVSPYERNNLADPIMSFNRDPVAAAYLHHVYQAREGARGAEGGGGGGCGCN
- a CDS encoding outer membrane beta-barrel domain-containing protein is translated as MESRIQHILLTLGIAAVLLPVYAGAATNPDELELEPLVVREPERREVKIDRIDTENFEIGGYGGLLNVENFGTNSTLGFRGAYHVTETFFIEGQYGTTTLGETSYERLSGGAALLTDDQRDLTYYNVSLGINLFPGESFLGSRWAFKGGLYLIGGVGSTDFAGDERFTINAGVGYRLIATDWLAFHVTVRDHFFQSDLLGVEEDYHNIEFTGALSLFF
- a CDS encoding outer membrane beta-barrel protein produces the protein MNKHSAGRFIALLAIWLVALPALALPNPFAKYQPDVVVSDPYIEMHTGPGRGYPVFYVAGQGDRVTILKRRTDWFKIEVPRGSHSVRRGWVHVDQMRHTLDLEGNPIEIGEYGLEDFSHRRWEFGLGGGDFDGAATISAQLTFNLNPYIGLQMEASQLLGDYSDGYMGNVGIVMQPFPRWRISPFFTIGTGYLHVEPQTTIVQAADLDDEIVHAGVGANVYISDKFILRMEYRRHTVLTSRDDNEELNQWKAGFSIFF